One segment of Acidimicrobiia bacterium DNA contains the following:
- a CDS encoding glycosyltransferase family 4 protein, protein MRIAVVCPYAFDAPGGVQDQVTRIVRWLNDAGHTAWAVAPGSGGPEGTRSVGSFKSLSVNRSRAPVSVDPRAIKRVGEAVGDADVVHIHEPLMPMVSVGALFAATPPKVGTFHADPSRAVRMAYRAGGPLLDLAARRLRVVTAVSPVAALAIDRLPGIRIVPNGIDIDDYRPTAAPVAGRVVFLGRDEARKGLDVLLQAWPLVRRMAPEAVLRVIGTLRSQGPDGVQFLGRLSGPAKISELRDAAVLVAPNLGGESFGLVVLEGLAAGCAVVASDLPAFRAVAGDAAEYAPAGEPPALVEKVGRLLGDDARRAALVQRGLERARLFGPEVVRSAYLAAYRDAIGASSGVSE, encoded by the coding sequence ATGAGGATCGCCGTCGTTTGCCCCTACGCGTTCGACGCTCCCGGCGGGGTGCAGGACCAGGTGACGCGTATCGTGAGATGGCTGAACGATGCCGGCCACACGGCGTGGGCGGTGGCGCCAGGCAGCGGAGGGCCGGAGGGAACCCGGTCGGTCGGTTCCTTCAAGTCGCTGTCGGTGAACCGGTCGCGCGCCCCGGTGTCGGTCGATCCCCGAGCCATCAAGCGCGTGGGTGAGGCGGTAGGGGATGCCGATGTCGTCCACATCCACGAACCGCTCATGCCCATGGTCTCCGTTGGTGCGCTGTTCGCTGCCACCCCGCCGAAGGTGGGCACATTCCATGCCGACCCCAGCAGGGCCGTGCGGATGGCATACCGGGCAGGCGGCCCCCTCCTCGACCTGGCCGCCAGGCGCCTGCGGGTGGTCACTGCCGTCAGCCCGGTGGCGGCCTTGGCAATCGACCGACTCCCGGGTATTCGGATCGTCCCGAACGGCATCGACATCGACGACTATCGACCGACCGCCGCGCCGGTTGCTGGTCGAGTGGTGTTCCTCGGCCGGGACGAGGCGCGCAAGGGCCTCGACGTGCTGCTTCAGGCTTGGCCGCTAGTCCGGCGGATGGCGCCGGAGGCGGTCCTGCGGGTCATCGGCACGCTGCGGTCGCAGGGGCCGGACGGAGTGCAGTTCCTCGGTCGGCTGAGCGGTCCGGCGAAGATTTCAGAGTTGCGCGATGCCGCGGTCCTTGTCGCCCCGAACCTGGGCGGAGAGAGTTTCGGCTTGGTGGTGTTAGAAGGGCTCGCCGCCGGTTGCGCGGTGGTGGCGAGCGATCTCCCGGCGTTTCGCGCCGTAGCCGGCGATGCCGCCGAGTATGCCCCGGCGGGTGAGCCGCCTGCCCTGGTCGAGAAGGTGGGGCGCCTTCTCGGCGACGACGCGCGGAGGGCCGCCCTGGTCCAGCGGGGACTCGAGCGGGCGCGGCTTTTCGGCCCGGAAGTGGTGCGGAGCGCCTACCTGGCCGCATATCGTGACGCGATCGGGGCCTCGTCGGGGGTGAGCGAATAG
- a CDS encoding phosphatidylinositol mannoside acyltransferase, giving the protein MKRNLGYLLYRVLSGLFGLLPEPAMRRLGHAAGWVASFIARDRFAMAVRHQSRVLGDGAEAQRSARKVFGYYGRYWAETFWMRPRRRAAALARTEFHGVERLRAAVATGRGVVVALPHVGNWEMAGMRAAEEDLRVLAVAEELGNERIVEWFIEMRRMMSIDVVIARKGAQVSKELLQRLRAGGVVALLCDRDITGTGVPVEFFGETTTLPAGPVALADRTGAVLLPAGTYFADGAGHAIEVGEPIELPQLPDQDARIAAGVALLAGVVEDIIRKAPAQWHLIVPNWPSDRVTG; this is encoded by the coding sequence GTGAAGCGGAATCTGGGCTACCTCCTTTACCGGGTGCTCTCCGGACTGTTCGGCCTGCTGCCCGAGCCTGCGATGCGTCGGCTGGGCCACGCCGCCGGTTGGGTGGCTTCGTTCATCGCACGTGACCGCTTCGCGATGGCAGTCCGTCACCAATCGCGGGTGCTCGGTGACGGCGCCGAGGCGCAACGGTCGGCGCGCAAGGTCTTCGGGTATTACGGCCGGTACTGGGCCGAGACCTTCTGGATGCGGCCCCGGCGGCGCGCCGCCGCGCTGGCGAGGACCGAGTTCCACGGGGTCGAGCGTCTCCGCGCCGCAGTGGCGACCGGGCGCGGGGTGGTGGTGGCGTTGCCTCACGTGGGCAACTGGGAGATGGCGGGCATGCGCGCTGCCGAGGAGGACCTCCGGGTGCTGGCGGTCGCCGAGGAACTCGGCAATGAGCGGATCGTCGAGTGGTTCATCGAGATGCGACGCATGATGTCGATCGACGTGGTCATCGCCCGAAAAGGCGCGCAGGTCAGCAAGGAACTACTCCAGCGCCTGCGCGCCGGGGGAGTGGTCGCACTCCTGTGCGATCGTGACATCACGGGGACCGGTGTGCCGGTCGAGTTCTTCGGCGAGACCACCACCCTTCCGGCGGGGCCGGTCGCGCTCGCCGACCGCACCGGGGCGGTGCTGCTTCCTGCCGGCACCTACTTCGCCGATGGCGCCGGCCATGCCATCGAGGTGGGCGAACCCATCGAGCTACCCCAACTGCCCGACCAGGATGCCCGAATCGCCGCCGGGGTTGCCCTGCTGGCTGGAGTGGTCGAAGACATCATTCGCAAAGCGCCTGCCCAGTGGCACCTGATCGTGCCCAACTGGCCCAGCGACCGGGTGACGGGATGA
- a CDS encoding CDP-alcohol phosphatidyltransferase family protein has translation MLDIRARKQVSRVADPFARLLARLGLTPTMITVAGFTISVGGAVLIAMGYLAVGAAVLGFGAVLDILDGVLARLTNQETARGALLDSFTDRLGEVAAWTGLAFYLGRRAEATLVLLSLLAVCGSLLIPYLRAKAEGAGLDGKGGLMGRAERLLVFGIGVGLHGVGLATLPATIWILAILSWLTVLQRFHRTWAQLQE, from the coding sequence ATGCTGGACATCAGAGCCCGCAAACAGGTTTCGCGTGTCGCCGATCCGTTCGCCCGCCTCCTCGCCCGGCTGGGGTTGACCCCGACCATGATCACCGTCGCCGGTTTCACGATCTCGGTCGGTGGGGCGGTGCTGATCGCCATGGGATACCTGGCGGTCGGAGCCGCCGTCCTCGGGTTCGGGGCTGTGCTCGACATCCTCGACGGGGTACTCGCCCGCCTGACGAACCAGGAAACGGCGCGAGGTGCCCTGCTCGATTCGTTCACCGATCGTCTCGGTGAGGTCGCCGCCTGGACCGGGCTGGCCTTCTACCTCGGACGCCGCGCTGAGGCGACTCTGGTCCTCTTGTCACTGCTCGCCGTGTGCGGCTCGTTGCTCATCCCCTACCTCCGGGCGAAGGCTGAGGGCGCCGGGCTCGATGGGAAGGGCGGCCTGATGGGCCGAGCCGAACGCCTGCTCGTCTTCGGGATCGGCGTCGGTCTCCACGGTGTCGGCCTCGCCACCCTTCCGGCAACCATCTGGATTCTGGCGATCCTGTCATGGCTCACGGTCCTGCAGCGCTTCCATCGCACCTGGGCCCAACTGCAAGAGTGA
- the fusA gene encoding elongation factor G, giving the protein MASDKIRNVALVGHSGSGKTMLAEALLFTAGVTTRMGRVEDRNTVTDFDAEEVARGSSVSLAMAPFEWSGHRINLIDTPGLSDFMGEALTALRAADLALFVVSGVDGVEVQTEALWNMAGEEGIARAVFVNKLDRERASFSRTLTQLKEVFGTGIAPLQIPIGAEADLRGVANLVGGRAFTYSAGNKATEGDVPEEIHAEVAALHTALVEAVVETDDAMLEKYLDSGEEPTGPQLIAGMHRGMVERTAFPVLCGSATGLIGIDRLAQFLIDYGPRPSERPAPPLAEGESLDGSGVVAYVFKTMSDQYVGRISMFRVFRGEINLDADLQNPNRGVAGRMHNIFTMRGKEHAETKRVEEGDIAAVAKLEATLAGDTLRSPGSKVVIDPVRFPRPTMSLAVFPRSQHDEEKLSTALHRAVEDDPTLRSERNVETHQTVLSGLGDAHLEVAIARLHSRFGVDIDTALPKIAYRETIRGTAEVEGKHKKQSGGRGQYGVANLRFEPLRADSVFEFANEIKGGSIPKQYVPAVEKGVVEALQRGILAGFPVVGVKATVFDGKYHPVDSDELSFRMAGILAVREAAPKLNATLLEPIMRATVRVPEDLMGEVIGDLNAKRGRVLGMDSEGGTRVLTAEVPLAEMQRYSIDLRSITSGRGSFEMEFARYEEAPPNEAQRVIAATRDED; this is encoded by the coding sequence ATGGCTTCGGACAAGATCCGCAACGTCGCCCTCGTTGGCCACAGCGGCAGTGGAAAGACGATGCTCGCGGAGGCACTGCTCTTCACCGCCGGGGTGACCACCCGCATGGGCCGGGTCGAGGACCGGAACACGGTCACCGACTTCGACGCCGAGGAGGTGGCTCGCGGTTCCTCGGTCAGCCTGGCGATGGCGCCATTCGAGTGGTCCGGTCACCGGATCAACCTCATCGACACGCCGGGGCTGTCCGATTTCATGGGCGAGGCCCTGACCGCCCTCCGGGCAGCCGACCTCGCCCTGTTCGTCGTGTCGGGCGTCGACGGCGTCGAGGTACAGACCGAAGCGCTGTGGAACATGGCCGGGGAGGAAGGCATCGCGCGGGCGGTCTTCGTCAACAAGCTCGACCGCGAAAGGGCTTCGTTTTCCCGCACCCTCACCCAACTCAAAGAAGTGTTCGGCACAGGGATCGCTCCGCTCCAGATTCCAATCGGCGCCGAGGCCGATCTCCGCGGGGTCGCCAACCTCGTTGGAGGTCGCGCCTTCACCTACTCGGCAGGAAACAAGGCTACGGAAGGCGACGTCCCTGAGGAGATCCATGCCGAGGTAGCCGCACTGCACACGGCGCTGGTTGAAGCAGTGGTGGAAACCGACGACGCGATGCTCGAAAAGTACCTCGACTCGGGCGAGGAGCCCACCGGACCGCAACTCATCGCGGGAATGCACCGCGGGATGGTCGAGCGGACCGCATTCCCGGTCCTCTGCGGCTCGGCCACCGGACTCATCGGGATCGACCGGCTGGCGCAATTCCTCATCGACTACGGCCCGAGGCCCTCGGAGCGGCCGGCGCCGCCTTTGGCCGAAGGTGAAAGCCTCGACGGTTCCGGGGTCGTCGCCTACGTCTTCAAGACCATGTCCGACCAATACGTCGGCCGGATTTCGATGTTCCGGGTGTTCCGGGGCGAGATCAACCTAGATGCCGATCTGCAGAACCCCAATCGGGGCGTCGCCGGCCGGATGCACAACATCTTTACGATGCGCGGCAAGGAGCACGCGGAGACCAAGCGCGTCGAAGAAGGCGATATCGCCGCAGTCGCGAAGCTCGAGGCGACGCTCGCCGGTGACACCCTCCGTTCGCCAGGTTCGAAAGTCGTCATCGATCCGGTTCGGTTTCCCCGCCCGACGATGTCCCTCGCGGTCTTTCCCCGCTCGCAGCACGATGAGGAGAAACTGTCCACTGCATTGCACCGCGCGGTCGAAGACGATCCGACCCTGCGGTCCGAGCGCAATGTCGAAACCCATCAGACAGTGCTGTCTGGCCTCGGCGATGCCCACCTCGAAGTGGCCATCGCCCGGCTCCACTCCCGCTTCGGGGTCGACATCGACACCGCCCTCCCGAAGATCGCGTACCGCGAGACGATCCGGGGGACGGCCGAAGTCGAAGGCAAGCACAAGAAGCAGTCAGGAGGGCGGGGCCAATATGGAGTCGCCAACCTTCGCTTCGAGCCCCTGCGAGCCGACTCGGTGTTCGAGTTCGCCAACGAGATCAAAGGCGGTTCGATCCCGAAGCAATACGTCCCGGCCGTCGAAAAGGGGGTGGTCGAAGCTCTGCAGCGCGGGATCCTCGCCGGGTTCCCGGTGGTCGGAGTGAAGGCCACGGTCTTCGACGGCAAGTACCACCCGGTCGATTCCGATGAATTGTCCTTCCGGATGGCCGGTATCCTGGCGGTGCGCGAAGCGGCACCCAAGCTCAACGCCACGCTGCTGGAGCCGATCATGAGAGCAACCGTGCGGGTCCCCGAGGACCTGATGGGCGAGGTGATCGGCGACCTGAACGCCAAACGGGGCCGGGTGCTGGGGATGGATTCGGAAGGCGGGACAAGGGTGCTGACGGCCGAGGTCCCCCTCGCCGAGATGCAGAGGTATTCGATCGACCTCCGTTCCATCACGAGCGGCCGGGGTTCGTTCGAGATGGAGTTTGCCCGGTATGAAGAGGCTCCACCGAACGAGGCTCAGCGAGTCATCGCAGCCACTCGTGACGAGGACTGA